Genomic window (Oncorhynchus masou masou isolate Uvic2021 chromosome 9, UVic_Omas_1.1, whole genome shotgun sequence):
TCACTAACTAAACGCATGGTTGATCACACAACgctaaacagagagacaccaTGGGTTGAGACTGATTTTTGCAACCGGCTACCGTAACCTCTCAACTAAACAATAAGAGGACACAGATTTGCCGCACTGGTGTGGGCGTGGGAACCGTCCAATCATAGCCTGCCTCTGAGGGCGGTATCGCCCCGGCTCGGCCAATGACAGAGCAGGAGACTAGACTGGACGGTTGTCTAGGACAAGGCAGTGATACAGCTGATGTAGGAGCTCACTTCACTACAGTGACTACTGTTGGTGAGCTCCTAGTTAACTCTGATGCATTCTTGTGCTTGGTCAGCAAACTGTGGCAGTTGCATTCTCGTGTGTGTGAGGCACAACACAGCCAAATACACACAACCTCtcagacacacatacaaaccaCCCAAACTCATGttcccacacatgcacacatatatTGAAATATATATAGCTAGAACTGTATACAGTGTATAGGGTATTTATACTAGTATATATTACATGTACATTACAGTTCAAacgttttgggtcacttagaaatgtccttgtttttaaaaataaataaaacacatttttttgtccattaaaataacctcaaattgatcagaaatacagtgtagacgttaatgttgtaaatgacttttgtagctggaaacggctgagttTTTATGAAATATCTACGCAACCAttctctcctgtgttccaatggcacatagtgttagctaatccaagtttatcattttaaaaggcaaattgatcattataaaacccttttgcaattatgtgagcacagctgaaaactgctaAAAGCTcaaactggtcttctttagactagttgagtatctggagaatcagcatttgtgggttcgattacaggctcaaaatggccagaaacagtttgtctagcttgagaaacagatgcctcactggcaactttattaaatagtacccacaaaacaccagtctcaacgtcaatagtgaagaggcgactccaggatgctggccttctaggcagagttcctctgtccagtgtctgtgttcttttgtccatcttaatcttttcttttattgaccagtctgagatatggctttttctttgcaactgtgcctagaagaccagcatcccggagttgcctcttcactgttgacgttgagactggtgttttgtgggtactatttaatgaagctgccagttgtaGACGTGTGAGGGGTCCATTTCTCatactagacactctaatgtacttgtcctcttgctcagttgtgcaccggggcctcccactcctgtttgtattctggttagagccagtttgtgctgttctgtaactggagtagtacacagcgttgtataagatcttcagtttcttggcaattactCACATTGAATAGCCTTaacttctcagaacaagaatagactgacgagtttcagaagaaagtcatttttttctggccattttgaaccctgtaatcgaacccacaaatgctgatgctccacatACTCAACGAggttaaagaaggccagttttattgcttctttaatcaggtcaacagttttcagctgtgctaacatcattgcaaaagggttttctaatgatcaattagccttttaaaatgcttaacttggaatagctaacacaacgtgccattggaacacaggagtgatggttcctgataatgggcctctgcactcctatgtagatattcataaaaaaatgtgcagtttccagctacaatattcATTCTCAACAATtacaatgtctacaatgtatttctgatcaatttgatgttattttaatggacataaaatgcacttttcttaaaaaaaaaaacaaggacatttctaagtgatcccaaacttttgaacggtagtgtatatattgtatatattatCTACCACGTGATAAACGTCATTAAGGACAATTGTTACAAGAGTGAAAGTGATAATGACAACTCTGAAAAAAAGTATAGCAAACAGTAACGTCTAGAACCTAAAGACGATAGAAACACAGAATATAAGCTCAAGACAAAACACGAACAACATTTCTTGACACATCTCTAATTATGAAGAACTGTGTTAAAGGCGATCTGCAAAAAGGTGTCACTGGCTATAAGACGACAAACTGGAGACAGACTGTCGCAGTAAGGCGCAGGTACACCCGAGATCACTGAGACACGTACACGGGCACAGAGCACGGAACAATAGGTTCAAGGTTTATTTACATCTGCATTATCCCCCCCAACCACCTCTACACACTCCTATGCCTTGTCCTGTGGTCTCACAGTATTCCTGTTGCATCGTCTTCATTCTTCACAATTCTTCTGCATCATCTTTGTCAGCGTCATCATCTTTGTTGCCATCGTCATCATCATTATTGTGTTGGTCCTTAGGTAGTGGttcacagtggtgtaaagtacttaagtaaaaatactttaaagtaccactgaagtactttactatttatatttttgacaacttttacatttACAGCTAAAGAatattatgtactttttactccgtacattttccctgacaatcAAATAACTCGTTAAATGTTGAATGCTTAACAGAACAgtaaaattgtccaattcacacattttaagagaacatccctggtcatccctactgcctttgatctggcggtctcactaaacacaaatgctttgtttgtaaatgatgtctgagtgttgaagtgtgcccatGGTCATCCTGGTTTgcctaatataaggaatttgaaatgatttatactttgatatattttggagattacatttacttttgatacttaagtatatttaaaatcaaatacttttggacttttactcaagtagtattttactgggcgaCTTTCATtattacttgagtcattttctattatgtggaatctttacttttactcaaatttgacaattgggtactttttccaccactggttgtTCAGTGGCAGATATGGTTGATCGTCAGTCAGGTGGGGAAGCAGTCTGGTTGGAAGGCAGTCTGGTTGGGCTGACTCAGTTCTCAGCCTTAGCTtcaggctctggctctggctcctTAGCTGTGTTCGGACAGAAGAGGGGGAATCAAAAGAAACTCATATGACCTCATGAAAAGTCATCGAAGTTGGAGTAGTAATTTCAAAATGGCCGAAACATAGGGGGAACCTAGGCATCGACTACGAAGAATCATTCCCAATGGTTGAACACAACTATGGATTGGTGTCAAGGTTGTTCCAATGGGTGTGTGAGGGGTGAGTGGGTAGAGACAAAATCTCTCACCTTTGGACACGATCAGGGTCTCTGCCGTAGCCTCTTCGTCTCCAGGGGCCCTGCGATAGAACCAAGAGGACAGACAGTGGTTGTCATGGTGACCAGAGATGGAGAACACAGCCCCATAACAACAGAGCAGAAATGTAATCGACCAATCAGGCACAATTGCTGACTTACTTGAGCTTCTTCTCCTGATTGGGACAGCAGCGACATTTTCGGCCTAGAACGGACAACAAATCATGATCGTGATCTTAAAATCAACAATCAAAGAGCCAATAAGTATGTGCGGCGTAGTTCGACTTACTGAAGTATGAAGACTtactgaggatgaggaggatgccCAGGGCGAAGAGTACCACACCAAAGACCAGTCCACAGATCCGCAGGCTATGATagtctacacagacacacagagaggagtgaCGGCTACTCATGGAAGTCTTCTTTCATGGCTATTGCAACATTGTCAGTTGATGGGGAAGAGCATCAAGACCCACTAACAGGGGTCTACTTACCATAGACAAATGGGTCCACCACTTTCTTCTCCTTTTCACCATCTGAAAATACAGGCACAGAGAAAGGCAAGGAAATTAGATACTAGCCATATAGAACATCTAACGATCTTAGCAGTTTTCAATGCTGTACATACCTAGTAGTATAATGGGGCTGGGGTTAACATGGTTAAACACATTGATTATACAGACAGGCTACTCACACTCGGCACATGGGTCTGCGACTgctgagggagagcgagagagcgagagaaagagagcgagagaaagagcttGGATAGGGATCTTGACAGGTTACGGTATTCACATCCAGAGCTTGGATAGGGATCTTGACAGGTTACGGTATCCACATCCAGAGCTTGGATAGGGATCTTGACAGGTTACGGTATTCACATCCAGAGCTTGGATAGGGATCTTGACAGGTTACGGTATTCACATCCAGAGCTTGGATAGGGATCTTGACAGGTTACGGTATTCACATCCAGAGCTTGGATAGGGATCTTGACAGGTTACGGTATCCACATCCAGAGCTTGAATAGGGATCTTGACAGGTTACGGTATTCACATCCAGAGCTTGGATAGGGATCTTGACAGGTTACGGTATTCACATCCAGAGCTTGGATAGGGATCTTGACAGGTTACGGTATTCACATCCAGAGCTTGGATAGGGATCTTGACAGGTTACGGTATTCACATCCAGAGCTTGGATAGGGATCTTGACAGGTTACGGTATTCACATCCAGAGCTTGGATAGGGATCTTGACAGGTTACGGTATTCACATCCAGAGCTTGGATAGGGATCTTGACAAGTTACGGTATTCACATCCTGAGCTTGGATAGGGATCTTGACAGGTTACGGTATCCACATCCAGAGCTTGAATAGGGATCTTGACAGGTTACGGTATTCACATCCTGAGCTTGGATAGGGATCTTGACTGGTTACGATATTCACATCCGGTCGTGCAATGTGTGCACTCTACTCAGCATGTATACTCATATCAACAGACAGAGAGTCACACTGAATGGGGAGTGAGTGCACAAAAAACAAGGAATTATAGTGGGAGGGAGATTAATGGAGGAAAATGTACATCTGGAGTtggagaaagggaagagggaaaaggagagatgtATAgtctggagatggagatgagagaCAAAAGaagaaaggaggaaaggaagagaaaCCAGAACAGACAGTGTGAACAAAACACAGATGAAAGGATGGAGGGGATAcagggagaagaaaggaggaaaggaagagaaaCCAGAACTGATGGTGTAAACAAAACACAGATGAAAGGATggaggggatacagagagaagaaaggaggaaaggaagagaaaCCAGAACTGACGGTGTGAACAAAACACAGATGAAAGGATGGAGGGGATACAGGGAGAAGAAAGGAGGGCAGGAAAAGAGGGAGGTTGAAAAGAATGTGAACTGAAGACAGGTGGGAAAACGCCAAAGCAAATAGAATGTGGAAGGTTCGTCCGATTGGCGGACAAGCAAGAGTCTGGATAACACCAGATGACATGGATGGCTCAGTTGCtctctccagtgatgtactgaaccCATGACTTCACACTTAGAATCTTAATGgcataataatgtgtgtgtgtgtgtgtgtgtgtgtgtgtgtgtggcagagttacagttaatgtgcgtgtgtgtgtgtcatggcctAAATATACTTGTGATATAGAGTATATTCCATAGTACTTGgaatatacagtatagtacattatacttgggatatacagtatagtacattatacttgggatatacagtatagtacattaaacttgggatatacagtatattacattatacttGGGATATACAtatcaacacacagacacactgtactACGCATGCAAAGGAAGGAAGCCTAAGGCTCTAGAACAAGTCAGTCCATTAATGTTCAGTCAAAACCCCATGCCTGCCATGTCATGTCATGCCACGCCCCCCCCCCGCCCCGGTGTCTCCTGCCTCCCTGTGGATAGAGCagtagtggtgttggtggtagtggtgttggtggtggtagtgtgtaacTTACCAGCCACATACACCAGGAGTGAAAAGAGGAAGAACAGAACAGTTTCCATGGTaactgcagaaagagagagagaaagaaatagagcgAGGGAGAACTGTGTTAGTTGGTTGCATGCCACGCACatacacaccaagacacacatgctcacacagacacatatgtAAGGTTGGAAAATGGCCCCCACATCACCCGTGTATTGAACCAACCTTTTGTGTAACCCACTAAACTTTATTCTTATGACATAACATTAAATGAAACATACACTGGTAGATAGATAATGATACTAAATCAGGCAGCTGTGAGCCCCAATGCCTGCAGACAGATTGGTATTGGTCCATTCATTTTTTACCAATCAAGTGTCTATTTTTCAGATACATTCTCAAACCAGTACTACACAGACATCTTGGTGGGAATGGAAACTAGATGTAAAAGTTGCCAAGCTGCCGGAGTTATGAGAGTAATAGGTTGAAGATGGGCCCACTACAGACAAAATACCAATTCAGGCTTTTTATGGAAAGAAACTTGCCCTCCAGGCAAAGAGATGACACCAATCCCTCCGTtgatcttcctctcctctcctctcttttcccatctctctttccatctatgTTCTCCATGTTCTGTGCCCCACTTCCCATGGAGCGTATTCTTTATTGATACCACCATGAAGATTGCGGGGGAGAGGACACATTCGGCTAAACAGGATGGACCCAAGCCATTATCATAGCATCACAGTCCAGATGCTGCTTGTCCACTGTTCACCTCCaaactcccttaaaagaccttgGCCTTGAAATAGCTTTAAGTGGCGAGCCCAGCCCCATGGTCACAGGTTTGACGTTTTTTCTGGGAGGAGTCATGTTCTGGACGCAGGTCATTTCCTTAATGATAGGGCACTTAGTAATTGGGTAACAAATGGCCTAATGAACTGGTGGAGAGTGGCTTCAGAGCACACATTATGTTGGTCATGTTGAATGCAGGCAATTATTCACTGATCTACACGTTTTGCATATTTGTCATTCATGTCATTAAGAGCAACGCATGCAAAAGCCAAACTGAATTCTCAGTCGAGTACAGTAAGTCTCTACACACAGTTACGTGGATTCATTTTAGTCCGTAAACTGGCTGCATGTTTTACCTGGTTGCATGTTATCACAATTCTACCCGGTAACAGTATGTATGCTTAATATGCCTGCTGTTTTCTATATCCAGACAGGTTCTGGGTTATGACTGGGACCATAGCACTCAACCAACAGTCACCACAGAGCAAACATTAGTGGGTTGTTATGTCTGGCTCTGTGATGTTGCGTCTACTCCCACCACCCTCCCTAGCTGCACTAAATAGGACAATGTTGCATTCATAATCCTCTCATTCAGTCAGTCGCCACCCATCCCAGACCCTATAACCCTGGGCTACTCATAAGCAGGGGATACACAGGCAGGGAGGAAGTCTACAGAGTGGATGAGGATGTGTTGTGAAGGGTAATAGACATCAACAGATGTGGCCGAGGTCTTCTCCGAGAGGGGGGCGTGTTCATCTGAGTGGTGATTGAGGCTTAACAGCTGCTCCGACCTCAACACTGTCAAGCGCCGTTGTGACTTTTGACTTTACACCCTCTCGTTGTTCAACACAGCATTCTTATCCTCTTCCTTATTCAATCATCACATCCTGTCCTTTTTACCCATCTGatggatatatagatatagataaaaaaaaatatatatatatatatatatatataaatatacagtatgttcatttgaagtcagaattttacatacaccttagccaaatgcatttaaactcagtttttcacaattcctgacatttaatttgagtaaaaattccctgtctgaaggtcaggatcaccactttcttaaaaaaaatgtgaaatgtcagaataatagagagaatgatttatttcagctttaatttctttcatcacattcccagtgggtcagaagataacatacactccattagtatttggtagcattgcctttaaattgtttaacttgggtcaaacgttccgggtagccttccacaaacttcccacaataagttgggtgaattttggcccattcctcctgacagagctggtgtaactgagtcaggtttgtaggcatccttgctcgcacactctttttcagttctgcccacaaattttctataggattgaggtcagggctttgtgatggccagtcgaataccttgacattgttgtccttaagacattttgccacaactttgaaagtatgcttggcgtctttgtccatttggaagacccatatgcgaccaagctttaacttcctgaatgatgtcttgagatgttgcttcaaaatatccacataattttccttcctcgtgatgccatctattttgtgatgtgcaccggtccctcctgcagcaaagcatccccacaacatgatgctgccaccccctttctTCATGGTTAcgatggtgatcttcggctttttgctccaaacataacgatggtcattatggtcaaacagttttatttttgtttcatcagaccaaaggacatttctcaaaaaagtatgatctttgtccccatgtgcagttgcaaaccgtagtctgtttttttatggtgATTCTGGAGCaggggcttcttccttgctgagcggcctttcaggttatgtcgatatcggactcgttttactgtggatatagatacttttgtacccgtttcttccagcatcttcacaaggtcctttgctgttgttctgagattgatttgcacatttcgcaccaaagtacattcatctctaggtgaTAGAACGCGTctccatcctgagcggtatgacggctgtgtggtcccatggtgtttatacttgcgtactattgtttgcacagatgaatgtcgtaccttcaggcgtttggaaattgctcccaaggatgaaccaaacttgtggaggtctacaattttgtttctgaggtcttggctgatttcttttgattttcccatgatgtcaagcaaagaggcattgagttcgaaggtaggccttgaaatacatccacaggtacacctcaaattga
Coding sequences:
- the LOC135545241 gene encoding FXYD domain-containing ion transport regulator 6-like isoform X1, with product METVLFFLFSLLVYVADGEKEKKVVDPFVYDYHSLRICGLVFGVVLFALGILLILSKSSYFSRKCRCCPNQEKKLKAPGDEEATAETLIVSKAKEPEPEPEAKAEN
- the LOC135545241 gene encoding FXYD domain-containing ion transport regulator 6-like isoform X2, with amino-acid sequence METVLFFLFSLLVYVADGEKEKKVVDPFVYDYHSLRICGLVFGVVLFALGILLILSRKCRCCPNQEKKLKAPGDEEATAETLIVSKAKEPEPEPEAKAEN